ACACAGCCTATGACCTCCCCATCACTCTCTGCAATCCACACCTCCCCAGCTACCCATGACCTCTCGTCCAGATCTTCCATGTCATCCGTCTCCTCCTTCCTTTTCTCCTTCTTGTGCCGTTTGACTTTTTCCTGCTGACCAGCTTTGAACTTGCCCCCGACGGGTTTAGCCAGCCTGGAATACGGGTTGTCCAGGTCAGCTTCCTTCTCTGCCTGGTAGCTGCTACCCACATAGTCCCAGTAAGGCCTGCGAGATCCCAGGATACCAGTGGACCGTGGAATGGTGATCTTGAGGTAGACAATGACTAAGAAGACAGGAATGACAAGGGCCATGATGAAAGAGTGCAAAATGCAGCGGAGAATAGAGGAGAGCGTGGCCAACATGAGGAGAGCCATAGGACGAGTGAGGAGGTGCAGGATGAGACGGTTCTCGGTACCTTCGCAGCCCTCCTGGGGTggaaaaagcagagaaaagaaaaatgtgagaTTTTACGCTTTCTAGCTATATACCCAAGTCAGtaagggtgctagtagcctagtgggtaacacactcgcctatgaaccagaagacccgggttcgaatcccacttactaccattgtgtccctgagcaagacacttaaccctgagtgtctccagggagactgtccctgtaactactgattgtaagtcgctctggataagggcgtctgataaatgctgtaaatgtatataactGAGGAGCAATGTTAAAAATACATCTCACCTTGATGAGACCTTTGACAGCTTCTATGTCATCCAGTCTCATTCTTCGTAGGACGATGCTTCCCAGGTCCAACCTTACCATGACTGCTGCCGTGCttcagcattaaaatgaaatatcacCAGTTCAGAAGACAATTTATACCACATCTATTATTAAATGACTGCATTCACTGTCATTCTGCATTCATATA
This genomic stretch from Denticeps clupeoides chromosome 5, fDenClu1.1, whole genome shotgun sequence harbors:
- the nat14 gene encoding putative N-acetyltransferase 14, with product MVRLDLGSIVLRRMRLDDIEAVKGLIKEGCEGTENRLILHLLTRPMALLMLATLSSILRCILHSFIMALVIPVFLVIVYLKITIPRSTGILGSRRPYWDYVGSSYQAEKEADLDNPYSRLAKPVGGKFKAGQQEKVKRHKKEKRKEETDDMEDLDERSWVAGEVWIAESDGEVIGCVSKEAVSRPGVTRLCRLVVQSWYRKEGVGRLMVQCLENREKQKSSKRVYAHVPYPSRIGEAFFRKLGYRLQGEVADGDEIINHDHEEPRKGWLAYPITKVFVKDL